The following are encoded in a window of Gossypium raimondii isolate GPD5lz chromosome 13, ASM2569854v1, whole genome shotgun sequence genomic DNA:
- the LOC105782760 gene encoding UDP-galactose/UDP-glucose transporter 3 has translation MEAHGAGLRRVLVLAFCVAGIWSAYIYQGFLQETLSTKRFGSDGKRFEHLAFLNLAQNVVCLVWSYIMIKLWSSRSNGGAPLWTYWSAGITNTIGPAMGIEALKYISYPAQVLAKSSKMIPVMLMGTLVYGIRYTFPEYICTFLVAGGVSAFALMKTSSKTISKLAHPNAPLGYGLCFLNLAFDGFTNATQDSITARYPKTSAWEIMLGMNLWGTIYNMIYMFGWPHGSGFEAVQFCKQHPEAAWDILLYCLCGAVGQNFIFLTISRFGSLANTTITTTRKFVSIVVSSLLSGNPLSPKQWGCVLMVFSGLSYQIYLKWRKLQRLPKKKKT, from the exons ATGGAAGCACACGGCGCCGGACTCCGGCGAGTTTTGGTGTTGGCATTTTGTGTTGCCGGGATTTGGTCTGCCTATATTTACCAAGGCTTTCTTCAGGAAACTCT GTCCACCAAGCGATTTGGTTCCGACGGGAAGAGGTTTGAGCATCTTGCATTTCTTAACTTGGCGCAAAATGTGGTCTGCTTAGTTTGGTCTTACATAA TGATAAAGCTTTGGTCCAGTAGAAGCAATGGTGGTGCTCCCTTGTGGACTTATTGGAGTGCTGGAATCACAAATACAATTGGTCCGGCCATGGGTATAGAAGCATTGAAGTACATCAGCTACCCGGCTCAG GTGTTGGCCAAGTCCTCAAAAATGATTCCTG TCATGCTGATGGGCACTCTAGTTTATGGTATTCGATACACTTTCCCTGAGTATATCTGTACTTTCCTTGTGGCTGGAGGAGTATCTGCTTTTGCACTTATGAAG ACTAGCTCTAAAACAATTAGCAAGTTGGCACACCCCAATGCACCCCTTGGATATGGGCTCTGTTTTCTGAACCTTGCATTTGATGGCTTTACAAACGCTACGCAGGATTCAATAACTGCAAG GTATCCAAAGACAAGTGCTTGGGAAATCATGTTGGGAATGAATCTATGGGGCACCATATACAACATGATTTACATGTTTGGCTGGCCGCATGGTAGTGGTTTCGAGGCAGTCCAGTTTTGCAAGCAGCATCCAGAAGCTGCTTGGGATATTCTCCTCTATTGCCTCTGCGGTGCTGTTGGCCAAAATTTCATCTTCCTTACCATAAGTCGATTTGGCTCCTTGGCAAACACAACCATCACCACCACACGCAAATTTGTCAGTATCGTGGTGTCTTCTCTGCTGAGTGGCAATCCACTGTCCCCAAAGCAATGGGGTTGTGTACTAATGGTCTTCTCTGGGTTGTCATACCAAATCTACCTCAAGTGGAGGAAGCTGCAGAGGCtgccgaaaaagaaaaagacctAA
- the LOC105782759 gene encoding transcription factor MYB88 isoform X2, producing MQETRKKNGGNEDSKKKERHIVTWTQEEDDILRGQISLHGTENWAIIANKFKDKTTRQCRRRWYTYLNSDFKKGGWSPEEDMLLCEAQKVFGNRWTEIAKVVSGRTDNAVKNRFSTLCKKRAKYEALAKENTATCINPNNKRILLQNGFNLDGTADCTDFVKRMRRSHVSDLTENCIFGDRSHRVSGTMMNQQLRHPFAVLGQNLHNAKNVMVQSQVNNVKEVSSDAQDNSTRGTFLRKDDPKINALMQQAELLSSLALKVNSDNTEQSLENAWKMLQDFLNQSKENDILRYTMSDIDLQLEDFKDLLEDLRSSNEGSRPSWRQPDLYEASPASSEYSTGSTLMPHPAGETGEEAQGKIDELHQDLPSSHIGEQNCGSEEKRAVSGANTNQVEIIPSCDDITNNIVASTSSSIEFSSPIQVTPLFRSLAAGIPSPNFSESERNFLLKTLGMESPSPNPGNNHSQPPPCKRVLLQSL from the exons atgcagGAAACAAGGAAGAAGAATGGTGGCAATGAAGATTCCAAGAAGAAGGAGCGTCATATAGTGACATGGACCCAagag GAAGATGATATCCTTCGTGGACAAATCAGTTTACATGGAACTGAAAA CTGGGCTATCATTGCCAATAAATTCAAGGATAAAACAACAAGGCAGTGCAGAAGGAG ATGGTACACATACTTGAATTCAGATTTCAAGAAAGGAGGATGGTCACCAGAGGAAGATATGCTTTTATGTGAG GCACAAAAAGTCTTTGGCAATAGATGGACTGAAATAGCAAAGGTGGTTTCAGGCAG AACGGATAATGCTGTTAAAAATCGATTCTCGACACTATGTAAGAAGAGAGCCAAATATGAAGCCTTAGCAAAAGAGAATACAGCAACATGTATAAACCCaaataacaaaagaattttaCTTCAAAATGGGTTCAATTTAGATGGAACAGCAGACTGTACTGATTTTGTCAAAAGAATGAG GAGATCCCACGTTTCTGATCTTACTGAAAACTGCATCTTTGGAGATAGATCACATAGAGTATCTGGAACAATGATGAATCAACAGCTAAGACATCCCTTTGCAGTTTTGGGTCAAAATCTCCACAATGCTAAAAATGTCATGGTTCAATCTCAAGTCAACAATGTTAAGGAGGTTTCGAGCGACG CTCAGGATAATAGCACTCGAGGAACATTTCTCAGAAAGGATGATCCAAAGATAAATGCTTTGATGCAGCAAGCAGAGCTACTCAGCTCACTTGCATTGAAAGTTAACTCGGACAACACAGAACAAAGTCTGGAAAATGCTTGGAAG ATGCTCCAAGACTTTTTGAATCAGAGTAAAGAAAATGACATCCTGAGATATACAATGTCTGATATTGATTTGCAACTTGAAGATTTCAAAGACTTGCTAGAGGATTTAAGGAGTAGTAATGAGGGAAGTCGACCGTCTTGGAG GCAACCTGATCTGTACGAGGCATCGCCAGCCAGCTCGGAATACAGTACAGGGTCGACACTGATGCCTCATCCAGCTGGGGAAACAGGAGAAGAAGCCCAAGGTAAGATAGATGAACTGCACCAGGATCTACCTTCAAGTCATATCGGAGAGCAGAATTGCGGGAGTGAGGAGAAAAGAGCTGTTTCGGGTGCAAACACTAATCAAG TCGAGATAATCCCATCGTGTGACGACATTACAAATAATATAGTTGCTTCTACCTCATCAAGCATAGAGTTCAGTTCCCCAATCCAAGTTACCCCACTTTTCAGATCTCTGGCAGCAGGGATTCCCAGTCCAAATTTTTCAGAAAGT GAAAGGAACTTCCTACTTAAGACACTTGGAATGGAGTCCCCTTCTCCTAATCCGGGAAATAATCATTCACAACCACCACCTTGCAAACGAGTCCTCCTCCAGAGTCTATAA
- the LOC105782759 gene encoding transcription factor MYB88 isoform X1 — MQETRKKNGGNEDSKKKERHIVTWTQEEDDILRGQISLHGTENWAIIANKFKDKTTRQCRRRWYTYLNSDFKKGGWSPEEDMLLCEAQKVFGNRWTEIAKVVSGRTDNAVKNRFSTLCKKRAKYEALAKENTATCINPNNKRILLQNGFNLDGTADCTDFVKRMRRSHVSDLTENCIFGDRSHRVSGTMMNQQLRHPFAVLGQNLHNAKNVMVQSQVNNVKEVSSDAAQDNSTRGTFLRKDDPKINALMQQAELLSSLALKVNSDNTEQSLENAWKMLQDFLNQSKENDILRYTMSDIDLQLEDFKDLLEDLRSSNEGSRPSWRQPDLYEASPASSEYSTGSTLMPHPAGETGEEAQGKIDELHQDLPSSHIGEQNCGSEEKRAVSGANTNQVEIIPSCDDITNNIVASTSSSIEFSSPIQVTPLFRSLAAGIPSPNFSESERNFLLKTLGMESPSPNPGNNHSQPPPCKRVLLQSL, encoded by the exons atgcagGAAACAAGGAAGAAGAATGGTGGCAATGAAGATTCCAAGAAGAAGGAGCGTCATATAGTGACATGGACCCAagag GAAGATGATATCCTTCGTGGACAAATCAGTTTACATGGAACTGAAAA CTGGGCTATCATTGCCAATAAATTCAAGGATAAAACAACAAGGCAGTGCAGAAGGAG ATGGTACACATACTTGAATTCAGATTTCAAGAAAGGAGGATGGTCACCAGAGGAAGATATGCTTTTATGTGAG GCACAAAAAGTCTTTGGCAATAGATGGACTGAAATAGCAAAGGTGGTTTCAGGCAG AACGGATAATGCTGTTAAAAATCGATTCTCGACACTATGTAAGAAGAGAGCCAAATATGAAGCCTTAGCAAAAGAGAATACAGCAACATGTATAAACCCaaataacaaaagaattttaCTTCAAAATGGGTTCAATTTAGATGGAACAGCAGACTGTACTGATTTTGTCAAAAGAATGAG GAGATCCCACGTTTCTGATCTTACTGAAAACTGCATCTTTGGAGATAGATCACATAGAGTATCTGGAACAATGATGAATCAACAGCTAAGACATCCCTTTGCAGTTTTGGGTCAAAATCTCCACAATGCTAAAAATGTCATGGTTCAATCTCAAGTCAACAATGTTAAGGAGGTTTCGAGCGACG CAGCTCAGGATAATAGCACTCGAGGAACATTTCTCAGAAAGGATGATCCAAAGATAAATGCTTTGATGCAGCAAGCAGAGCTACTCAGCTCACTTGCATTGAAAGTTAACTCGGACAACACAGAACAAAGTCTGGAAAATGCTTGGAAG ATGCTCCAAGACTTTTTGAATCAGAGTAAAGAAAATGACATCCTGAGATATACAATGTCTGATATTGATTTGCAACTTGAAGATTTCAAAGACTTGCTAGAGGATTTAAGGAGTAGTAATGAGGGAAGTCGACCGTCTTGGAG GCAACCTGATCTGTACGAGGCATCGCCAGCCAGCTCGGAATACAGTACAGGGTCGACACTGATGCCTCATCCAGCTGGGGAAACAGGAGAAGAAGCCCAAGGTAAGATAGATGAACTGCACCAGGATCTACCTTCAAGTCATATCGGAGAGCAGAATTGCGGGAGTGAGGAGAAAAGAGCTGTTTCGGGTGCAAACACTAATCAAG TCGAGATAATCCCATCGTGTGACGACATTACAAATAATATAGTTGCTTCTACCTCATCAAGCATAGAGTTCAGTTCCCCAATCCAAGTTACCCCACTTTTCAGATCTCTGGCAGCAGGGATTCCCAGTCCAAATTTTTCAGAAAGT GAAAGGAACTTCCTACTTAAGACACTTGGAATGGAGTCCCCTTCTCCTAATCCGGGAAATAATCATTCACAACCACCACCTTGCAAACGAGTCCTCCTCCAGAGTCTATAA